GCGGTGTCGGTGACGCTGTGGAACTATATGGGGTGGGATAATGCGTCGACGGTGGCGCAGGAGGTGGAGGAGCCGCAGAGGAACTATCCGCGGGCGATGCTGTCGGCGACGGGGCTGGTAGCGCTGACGTATGTGCTGCCGCTGGCCGCGGTGGCGCTGGTGGGGATTCCGGCGGCACAGTTTTCTACGGGGGCGTGGACGGATGCGGCGAGAGAGCTGGTAGGACCCTGGCTGGCGCTGTGCGTGGTGCTGGGTGGAATGATCAATGGTGGGGGGATGTTCAACGCGCTGATGATGAGCTATACGCGTGTGCCGTATGCGCTGGCAGAGGAGGGTCTGCTGCCGGAGGTGATGGAGCGGAAGAACAGGTGGGGCGTGCCGTGGGTAAGCGTGGCGGTGTGTTCGGTGGGGTGGGCGCTGGCGCTGCGGTTGTCATTTGAGCGGCTGATCTCGATTGACCTGGTGCTGTATGGAGGGGCGTTGATGCTGGAGTTTGTGGCGCTGGTGGTATTGCGGGTGAAAGAGCCCGGATTGGCGAGGCCGTTCAGGGTGCCGGGTGGGGTTTGGGGTGCGGTGGGGATGGGGGTTGGGCCGGGGGTGTTGATCGCGTTTGCGCTATGGGCAGCGCGAGGGGAGCGGGTGGCTGGGCTGCCGGCGCTGGAGTTTGCGGGGATTGTGGCGGCGGCGGGGCCGATGGTTTATCTGGGGGCGCGGATGGTGCGGAAGGGCCGCTTGGGTGGGTGAAAGTGCTTGTCCTGCCGGACGGGCTCACTGCGCGTGAGGCGGTCACTTCGTGACTTGTGTACCCTGTCTCGGCAGGATGAGGGGCTTGACCCTCCCGTTGGTCGGGATCTGGCTTAGACTATTTTTTCGGGACTGGCTTGGGGATGGGCGTGACTTTGTTATCGAGGAAGCGCTGCTGGGCTTCGAGGACCTTGTTGCGGGCGAAGGAGGCGTCGCGCCAGCCTTTGACTTCGACGCGCTTGCCTTCGAGGTCCTTATAGATAGCGAAGAAGTGGGTGATCTCCTTAAGCATGTGGGGATATATCTCGGAGAAGTTCCAGACATCTTTGTAGCGAGGGTTGTCCTGTCCGACGCAGAGGACCTTCTCGTCGCCGAGGCCCTGATCGAGCATCTCGAGGACACCGATGGGGCGGACCTGCATGACGCAGCCGGAGAAGCTGGGAGTGTCGACGAGGACGAGGCAGTCGAGGGGGTCGCCGTCGTCGCCGAGGGTGCTGGGGATGAAGCCGTAGTCGCCGGGGTAGTGGACGGGGGAGTAGAGGTTGCGGTCGAGACGGAAGACGTGGAGCTCCTTGTCGTACTCGTACTTGTTGACACCCTCGTAGGGAATCTCGATGACTGCGTTGATGACCTCGGGGCTTTTAGGCCCAACGGGGAGTTCCAGGTAGTTCGTCATAAAGGCTGGTGTCTCTTCTCTTGTCCGATCAAAGTTTTAGGCGGAGGGCGGCGTTGTGTCGCTTGGGTCCGAGCTTGCCTGGCGGAGGTTCGTGACCTCGATTGAGGGCGAAGGCTGCACCTTGTCTATAATCAGACAAGATGAAGGCTCATGTCTATGTCACGCTGAAACGAACGGTGCTGGATGCCCAGGGGCAGACGGTTGCAGATGCTTTGCGGCGGATGGAATATCGCGGCGTTGCGGATGTACGGCAGGGGAAGTATTTTCTGCTGACTCTGGAAAATGGATTGGAACAGAGCGCCGCGCAGGCCGAAGTGGAACGGATTGCGCGTGAGGTGCTGACAAACCCTGTGATTGAAGAGTTTACGTTCCGGCTTGAGGCCTGAGCGAAGGCTTTTTGGGTCTGTACTCGACGGGCGGCACCCGATACTAAAGTGACGTGAATTTTTCGGGTGCCATGAACAGCTTAGGCTGGCGCGAGTTCGCGCGACGAGCCACGAGTGCTAGGCTTAAAAGGTTATAGAGGACGAGTCTTTTGAGTGATGCGATCGTGGAAGGTGCGACAGTATGGTCTGCCGATGCGGCGTCGGGCGGCAGCCGCTTTGTGCGGGCGTGCCTGCGTCGGCCGGTAGCCAGGACGCCGGTGTGGTTTCTGCGGCAGGCAGGGCGGTACAT
The nucleotide sequence above comes from Tunturibacter empetritectus. Encoded proteins:
- a CDS encoding APC family permease, translating into MALGRVGLGRARAAGGGKIRLLPLIAATYFMVAGGPYGLEDVIGMAGYGRALLLLLVIPVVWSLPTSLMVGELAAAIPEEGGYYRWVRRAMGEFWGFQEAWLSLAASVFDMAIYPTIFVLYLGRIEPAWTAGYRGTAWALAVVVVCMVWNLRGARAVGEGSVGLFCVLLSPFVVLTAVGLWKGLVSGHGVEFALLRGPGVGTGRVDWAGAVSVTLWNYMGWDNASTVAQEVEEPQRNYPRAMLSATGLVALTYVLPLAAVALVGIPAAQFSTGAWTDAARELVGPWLALCVVLGGMINGGGMFNALMMSYTRVPYALAEEGLLPEVMERKNRWGVPWVSVAVCSVGWALALRLSFERLISIDLVLYGGALMLEFVALVVLRVKEPGLARPFRVPGGVWGAVGMGVGPGVLIAFALWAARGERVAGLPALEFAGIVAAAGPMVYLGARMVRKGRLGG
- the purS gene encoding phosphoribosylformylglycinamidine synthase subunit PurS, with amino-acid sequence MKAHVYVTLKRTVLDAQGQTVADALRRMEYRGVADVRQGKYFLLTLENGLEQSAAQAEVERIAREVLTNPVIEEFTFRLEA
- a CDS encoding inorganic diphosphatase, whose protein sequence is MTNYLELPVGPKSPEVINAVIEIPYEGVNKYEYDKELHVFRLDRNLYSPVHYPGDYGFIPSTLGDDGDPLDCLVLVDTPSFSGCVMQVRPIGVLEMLDQGLGDEKVLCVGQDNPRYKDVWNFSEIYPHMLKEITHFFAIYKDLEGKRVEVKGWRDASFARNKVLEAQQRFLDNKVTPIPKPVPKK